TGCCTACGCGCAGTTGGGCGAACAAAAAATCGACCTGCTGATCGACTACCCCGGTCGCACGAACCGTGCTCCAATATTTGAGCGCGCACGCTCTCAAGGCCAACTGCTGTGAGCGACGCTGCGCGCTTGCGCCTGAACGATGCTTGGCAACAGTGCCAGCGCCACCGGCACCACCTCGAACACGCCCTAACCGCTCTGCGGCCGCTGCTGCCTGTGAGCGCAGCCCAGTTGGCCTTATACGATGACGAAGCGGTGCAAGACTGGGATCAGTTTTTGCTGCGCTTCACCAAATTGCAAGACACCATGGGCGCACGCCTGCTCCCGGCGGTGCTCGATGTGCTGCAAGAAGCGCTCGAAGACCGGCCCATGATCGACAAATTGAACCGGCTCGAAAAACTGGGCCTGATCGAGCACGCGCACGATTGGGCCCAGTTGCGCGCCATC
This sequence is a window from Serpentinimonas maccroryi. Protein-coding genes within it:
- a CDS encoding TM1812 family CRISPR-associated protein, with protein sequence MSDAARLRLNDAWQQCQRHRHHLEHALTALRPLLPVSAAQLALYDDEAVQDWDQFLLRFTKLQDTMGARLLPAVLDVLQEALEDRPMIDKLNRLEKLGLIEHAHDWAQLRAIRNQLAHDYPQDDAIKAAWLNRAVAAVAVLDATLARVRPICEAQ